One region of Mesomycoplasma ovipneumoniae genomic DNA includes:
- a CDS encoding IS1634 family transposase, with protein MKKQNLVLFNVWGNSKDKLYKYVGWTQGYGKAPKRWFSLGNVQNLEKINPNAIQIIKEKLKLFSNLDDMNKVKIALLDSIKNSNIIEGSVFVGGELIEKLIEKHNIFESLPKSRHKNMKEIFNYLISKRITDPGSIINAFDKKDDYSNQINTSKNSFYRLLDLVFESQNQLLNSVNKMVTSELGKRDSEFYFDSSTVYFETFERNGLRIPGYSKDAKFKEDQIVIGLACDKNGIPFHIKVFKGNTGDSSTLIPFILDVESKYNIKNMTIIADRGMSTAANIRFLESRNYNFIISYRAKVGTQKFKNYLLDPSDYVNVSADFKYKKEEFYSSYKNKRYTENIRRRIITYSTKRAIKDRKAREEQIESFIKKQNKDGFIEVNKLFGKKPKYFKEISNMKFELDQSKIDKDKQFDGYYVYETNILNSNVLDIVEKYQKQWNIEANFRSLKGLLNIRPVFLRIDEHILAHTLLCFISLVILKTIIFKINKHISDNKLFENNQLTEVGLVTMLQKLRQRVEFNTLDQQITFKNRDGVPSDPNIWNRYDFYFNILINR; from the coding sequence ATGAAAAAACAAAATTTGGTTTTATTTAATGTTTGAGGAAACTCGAAAGATAAACTATATAAATATGTTGGCTGAACACAAGGTTACGGTAAAGCTCCAAAACGGTGATTTAGTTTAGGAAATGTGCAAAATTTGGAAAAAATTAATCCAAATGCTATTCAAATTATCAAAGAAAAGTTGAAATTGTTTTCAAATTTAGATGACATGAATAAAGTCAAGATTGCTTTGCTTGATTCTATTAAAAATTCCAACATAATCGAAGGTTCGGTTTTTGTTGGCGGGGAATTAATTGAAAAACTTATTGAAAAGCACAATATTTTTGAATCACTTCCTAAAAGTAGACATAAAAATATGAAAGAAATTTTTAACTACTTAATTTCAAAACGGATCACTGATCCTGGTAGCATTATTAATGCTTTTGATAAAAAAGATGACTACTCAAATCAAATAAATACTTCCAAAAATAGTTTTTATAGACTCCTAGATCTTGTCTTTGAGTCACAAAATCAACTTTTAAATAGTGTCAACAAAATGGTAACAAGTGAACTTGGAAAAAGGGACAGTGAATTTTATTTTGACTCATCAACAGTCTATTTTGAGACATTTGAAAGAAATGGATTAAGAATTCCTGGTTATTCTAAAGATGCTAAATTCAAAGAAGACCAAATTGTCATTGGCTTAGCGTGTGATAAAAATGGTATTCCTTTTCATATTAAAGTTTTTAAAGGAAATACCGGCGATTCTAGTACATTAATCCCTTTTATTTTAGATGTTGAATCCAAATATAATATCAAAAATATGACAATAATCGCTGATCGCGGCATGTCAACAGCCGCAAATATTCGATTTCTTGAATCAAGAAACTATAATTTCATTATTTCTTATCGTGCAAAGGTAGGGACTCAAAAATTTAAAAATTATTTACTAGATCCAAGCGATTATGTTAATGTAAGTGCGGATTTTAAGTATAAAAAAGAAGAATTTTATTCATCATATAAAAATAAAAGATACACTGAAAATATTAGAAGAAGAATTATTACTTACAGTACAAAAAGAGCGATAAAAGACAGAAAAGCTCGTGAAGAGCAAATCGAAAGTTTTATTAAAAAACAAAATAAAGACGGTTTTATCGAGGTAAACAAATTGTTTGGTAAAAAACCTAAATATTTTAAGGAAATTTCAAACATGAAATTTGAATTAGATCAAAGTAAAATTGACAAAGACAAACAATTTGATGGCTACTATGTTTATGAAACAAATATACTGAATTCGAATGTCTTAGATATAGTTGAAAAATACCAAAAACAGTGGAATATTGAAGCTAATTTTAGAAGTCTAAAAGGTTTGTTGAATATTCGGCCCGTATTTTTAAGAATTGACGAGCACATTCTAGCTCATACACTTTTGTGTTTTATCTCACTAGTTATTTTAAAAACTATAATATTTAAAATCAACAAACATATTAGTGATAACAAGTTATTTGAAAACAATCAATTAACTGAAGTTGGTTTAGTAACGATGTTGCAAAAATTAAGGCAAAGGGTTGAATTTAACACTTTAGATCAGCAAATAACATTTAAAAATCGAGATGGTGTCCCTAGTGATCCGAATATTTGAAATAGGTACGATTTTTACTTTAATATCTTAATAAATAGGTAA
- the proS gene encoding proline--tRNA ligase — MKRPEKITPSSEDFAKWYVDVITQANLMSYGPIKGTLYFKPFGYSIWTNITKIVDAFFASQGVKNVYFPLLIPESFIEKEKQHIKGFAPELLTITHVGQKKLSENIYIRPTSELLFADYFRNEIAANNILPLKLNQWTQVLRWEKTTNPFLRNTEFLWQEGHTIHSDKLEAQNFTKKIAKYYKYFLENYLAIPTIFGKKTNREKFAGAVTTYTIESMMQNFRALQSATSHFLGQNFAKNFGIQFKNNKNEFDTPYQTSWGISTRLIGALVMVHSDDSGLVLPPKIAPYKVDILEFFAKKHPEVKDFSKKVARILKQRKISYQVDESDDQIGFKINRSEVSGSPVRIEIGPNDVKKNQICLVRRDNRQKIYFNLDELKDKCPKILDKIQKNLFEKAKARIIENTVFVTSYQDLQTEIQKGKFVIAPFSESSAKEQQIQDETTATARCILPKNSIFNIPQSANSIFSGKKTTRFVLFAKSY, encoded by the coding sequence ATGAAACGTCCCGAAAAGATAACGCCAAGTAGCGAAGATTTTGCAAAATGATATGTTGACGTTATAACTCAGGCGAATTTAATGAGTTACGGTCCAATCAAAGGAACGCTTTACTTTAAACCTTTTGGTTATTCAATATGAACTAATATAACTAAAATAGTTGATGCATTTTTTGCTTCCCAAGGCGTAAAAAATGTTTATTTTCCGCTTCTTATACCTGAAAGTTTTATAGAAAAAGAGAAACAACATATTAAAGGTTTTGCGCCAGAATTATTAACAATAACTCATGTTGGCCAAAAAAAATTATCTGAAAATATTTATATAAGACCAACTAGCGAGCTCCTTTTTGCTGATTATTTTCGAAATGAAATTGCTGCAAATAACATTTTACCGTTAAAATTAAATCAGTGAACTCAAGTTTTGAGATGAGAAAAAACTACTAATCCATTTTTGCGTAATACTGAATTTCTTTGGCAAGAAGGGCACACAATTCATTCAGATAAATTAGAGGCTCAAAATTTTACTAAAAAAATAGCTAAATATTATAAATACTTTTTAGAAAATTATCTTGCTATACCAACAATATTTGGTAAAAAAACTAATCGTGAGAAGTTTGCCGGCGCTGTTACAACTTACACTATCGAGTCAATGATGCAAAATTTCCGCGCGCTTCAATCGGCCACATCGCATTTTTTAGGCCAAAATTTTGCTAAAAATTTTGGAATTCAGTTTAAAAATAACAAAAACGAATTTGATACGCCATATCAAACATCTTGAGGGATTTCAACCCGTCTAATAGGCGCTCTTGTAATGGTTCACAGCGATGATAGTGGTTTAGTTTTGCCTCCAAAAATTGCCCCATATAAGGTAGATATTCTTGAATTTTTTGCAAAAAAACATCCCGAAGTTAAAGATTTTTCAAAAAAAGTAGCTAGAATTCTTAAACAAAGAAAAATTAGCTATCAAGTAGATGAATCAGATGACCAAATTGGCTTTAAAATAAATAGGTCTGAAGTTTCTGGTTCGCCAGTTCGAATTGAAATTGGGCCAAATGATGTAAAGAAAAATCAAATTTGTCTTGTTCGGCGTGATAATCGTCAAAAAATTTATTTTAATCTTGATGAATTAAAAGACAAATGTCCTAAAATTCTTGATAAAATTCAAAAAAACTTGTTTGAAAAAGCTAAAGCACGCATAATTGAAAATACAGTTTTTGTAACTTCATATCAGGATCTTCAAACTGAAATACAAAAAGGGAAATTTGTTATCGCTCCTTTTAGTGAGTCTTCAGCAAAAGAGCAGCAAATTCAAGACGAAACTACCGCAACAGCTCGTTGTATTTTGCCAAAAAATTCAATATTTAATATACCACAAAGTGCTAATTCAATTTTTAGCGGTAAAAAAACTACTAGATTTGTCTTATTTGCAAAATCTTATTAA
- a CDS encoding cell division protein FtsZ: MERCSKIMLMGLGDFGSKIVQSLNLDQANFPKFFINSRDEYSNFNFSDQNSLILSQSNFGYDWKKANQAVKDKSLEIQSILAGVKILFLIVGLGGSTGSGAVLEVAEIAQKMNIIIIVLATNPSENESKFRRETSFDVLQNLKKIVDSLILISPEEISSTFPSLIVENVLQLIAVTIQKKISILTKAICQQNALIHVNSSIIESILSNNNFVFVGYASAAGSNRAIVATENAFKNHFVEFDLSSSEEMLITISANNSILQTEINDVLNTIRKNFKPDLKFSYGVYTNTKLDKQIEIGIIASQKKHSYESKKAAKLNLAFDNKFSIF; encoded by the coding sequence ATGGAAAGATGTAGTAAAATTATGCTAATGGGATTAGGTGATTTTGGATCTAAAATTGTTCAAAGTCTCAATTTAGATCAAGCTAACTTTCCAAAATTTTTTATAAATTCACGAGATGAATATTCTAATTTCAATTTTAGCGATCAAAATTCACTAATTCTTAGTCAATCAAATTTTGGATATGACTGAAAAAAAGCAAACCAAGCAGTAAAAGATAAAAGTTTAGAAATTCAATCAATTCTTGCTGGGGTCAAAATTCTCTTTTTGATTGTCGGATTAGGCGGATCAACTGGATCAGGAGCGGTTTTAGAAGTAGCTGAAATTGCTCAAAAAATGAATATAATTATAATAGTTTTAGCAACAAATCCTTCTGAAAATGAGTCGAAATTTAGACGCGAAACAAGTTTTGACGTGCTTCAAAATTTGAAAAAAATTGTTGATTCATTAATTTTAATTTCACCAGAAGAAATAAGTTCAACATTTCCGAGTCTTATAGTTGAAAATGTTCTTCAATTAATAGCAGTGACTATTCAAAAGAAAATTTCAATTCTAACAAAAGCTATTTGTCAACAAAATGCATTAATTCATGTTAACAGTTCAATCATCGAGTCAATTTTATCCAACAATAATTTTGTTTTTGTCGGATATGCAAGTGCAGCTGGTTCAAATAGGGCAATAGTTGCAACTGAAAATGCCTTTAAAAACCATTTTGTCGAATTTGATCTCTCATCTTCCGAGGAAATGTTAATAACAATTAGCGCTAACAATTCAATTTTACAAACCGAAATTAACGATGTTCTTAACACAATTAGAAAAAATTTCAAACCAGACTTAAAATTTTCTTATGGCGTGTATACAAACACAAAATTAGATAAACAAATTGAAATTGGTATAATTGCAAGTCAGAAAAAGCATAGTTATGAAAGCAAAAAAGCAGCAAAATTAAATCTTGCCTTCGATAACAAATTTAGTATTTTCTAA
- a CDS encoding tRNA1(Val) (adenine(37)-N6)-methyltransferase — protein MKNNLELNNLGYNDDLKIWQDKTSFNYSVDTILLGNFITLTKKVKLALEIGTNNAALAIFVAHRKKDLTIDAIEINEKAINLARKNVEINKKESQINLICADFNQFWVEHNKKQSRKYDLIFANPPYFKVGTKKIRNVSPEFKNAIYEFSLNLSQLILGASKIIQHKGRLSLVLPIERFIDVIEFLRQGRFEPKRVQFVMARVGSSPKFVLVESDFNAQWGTQFLHNLYLHPNNKNKHVYRKEIQKLYVARKVKNG, from the coding sequence ATGAAAAATAATCTTGAATTGAATAATTTGGGTTATAATGATGACCTCAAAATTTGACAAGACAAGACAAGTTTTAATTATTCAGTTGATACTATTTTGCTAGGAAATTTCATCACCTTAACTAAAAAAGTAAAACTAGCACTTGAAATAGGAACAAATAACGCAGCACTAGCAATTTTTGTTGCTCACAGAAAAAAAGATCTAACTATCGATGCAATTGAAATTAATGAAAAAGCCATTAATTTAGCTAGAAAAAACGTTGAAATTAACAAAAAAGAAAGTCAAATTAATCTAATTTGTGCTGATTTTAATCAGTTTTGAGTTGAACATAATAAAAAACAGTCACGAAAATACGACTTAATTTTTGCTAATCCTCCTTATTTTAAAGTCGGAACAAAAAAAATCCGAAATGTTAGCCCTGAGTTTAAAAATGCAATTTATGAATTTAGCCTTAATTTATCACAATTAATTCTTGGGGCAAGCAAAATTATTCAACACAAAGGAAGATTATCGCTGGTTTTACCAATCGAGAGATTTATTGATGTGATAGAATTTTTGCGTCAGGGTCGATTTGAGCCAAAGCGTGTTCAATTTGTAATGGCAAGAGTGGGATCTAGTCCCAAATTTGTTTTGGTTGAATCAGATTTTAATGCTCAGTGGGGAACCCAATTCCTACATAATCTATATTTACACCCTAATAATAAAAATAAACATGTTTATCGCAAAGAAATCCAGAAACTTTATGTAGCCCGAAAGGTTAAAAATGGCTAA
- a CDS encoding thioredoxin family protein yields the protein MPIFDIHSTDDINQKILTSKSAILVFHQPGCGACVLYEPSIDQMNDKYGVNGLVIIRTNVRENILFARDNQIQGTPTTLFYKDHKLVHRLEGYVPADVLESQLKHLGLI from the coding sequence ATGCCAATCTTTGATATTCACTCAACTGATGACATTAATCAAAAAATTTTAACAAGCAAATCTGCAATTCTCGTATTTCACCAACCTGGATGCGGAGCTTGTGTTCTTTATGAACCTTCAATAGATCAAATGAACGATAAATACGGAGTAAATGGTCTAGTTATCATTAGAACTAACGTACGTGAAAACATTTTATTTGCGCGTGATAACCAAATCCAAGGAACTCCAACAACATTATTTTATAAAGATCACAAACTTGTGCATCGTCTTGAAGGTTATGTTCCTGCTGATGTATTAGAATCACAATTAAAACACCTTGGATTAATCTAA
- a CDS encoding nicotinate phosphoribosyltransferase, producing the protein MSKFNKYISDYFLDSQKILAKFNPKNIVILQFFQRRDFAVIGGMDEVLKFLVDNTDYKKYKIRYLQDGTRVKKREIVLELEGPLHLFGHVEGIIDGILSRSTSIATNAYLCKKAANNKEIIFMADRSDHYLMHHIDGKAAKIGGISIFSNLAQSGKTETKNFGSMPHSLIQNFNGDLIKASQAYRKIFPDQPLVALVDFNNNVIEESLAVLAEFGQNLAGVRIDTSSNIPDQMFEDPKKDEFGINSKLIKKLREELDKNNGQHVKIVVSSGLNPMKIRELEEQNAPVDFYGVGEYMLQIRNHFSADATVLNGKKLAKFGRFYRKNPKLITFEYEK; encoded by the coding sequence ATGTCAAAATTCAATAAATATATATCTGACTATTTTCTTGATAGTCAAAAAATACTTGCAAAATTTAATCCGAAAAATATTGTTATTTTACAGTTTTTCCAACGTAGAGATTTTGCCGTTATTGGCGGAATGGATGAAGTTTTAAAATTTTTAGTAGATAATACTGATTATAAAAAATATAAAATTCGTTATTTACAAGATGGAACTCGTGTAAAAAAACGTGAAATAGTTCTTGAATTAGAGGGCCCTTTACATCTTTTTGGTCATGTTGAAGGAATTATTGACGGAATTTTAAGCCGCTCAACTTCAATAGCAACAAATGCTTATTTATGCAAAAAAGCAGCAAATAATAAAGAAATAATCTTTATGGCCGATCGTTCTGATCACTATTTGATGCACCATATTGACGGAAAAGCAGCAAAAATAGGTGGTATTTCAATATTTAGCAATTTAGCTCAATCTGGAAAAACCGAAACTAAAAATTTTGGTTCAATGCCTCACTCCTTAATTCAAAATTTCAACGGCGATCTTATTAAAGCTTCTCAAGCTTACCGTAAAATTTTCCCAGACCAACCATTAGTAGCCTTAGTGGATTTTAACAACAATGTAATTGAAGAATCCTTAGCTGTTTTGGCTGAATTTGGTCAAAATTTAGCTGGAGTTAGAATTGATACTTCTTCAAATATTCCCGATCAAATGTTCGAAGATCCTAAAAAAGACGAATTTGGAATTAATTCAAAATTAATAAAAAAACTACGAGAAGAGCTAGACAAAAATAACGGTCAACACGTAAAAATTGTAGTCTCATCAGGATTAAACCCTATGAAAATTAGAGAATTAGAAGAACAAAACGCCCCTGTAGACTTCTACGGTGTTGGCGAGTATATGCTTCAAATTCGAAATCATTTTAGCGCCGATGCAACAGTGTTAAATGGCAAAAAATTAGCTAAATTTGGTCGTTTTTATCGTAAAAATCCAAAATTAATAACTTTTGAATATGAAAAATAA
- a CDS encoding DUF402 domain-containing protein: MIEKNSFQELYPERIINIQAYKYNGFLYRQWSNARVISNSLTHVVVSLNGSIVKKYGTKSWRFSEPTIFVFPKKTMHNAIITFKPGQHFSYHYYINLASDFIFEENTIKFVDYDIDIKIYNKKSFDIVDREEFLENKEIMNYPAKLEGILSNEISKIFLLFLQKKSFFSNEYLQVFIDLCQRQKCWVR; encoded by the coding sequence ATGATAGAAAAAAACTCGTTTCAAGAACTTTATCCAGAAAGAATAATTAACATTCAAGCCTATAAATATAATGGTTTTTTGTATCGCCAGTGATCAAATGCAAGAGTAATTTCAAATTCACTTACTCATGTTGTCGTTAGTTTAAATGGCAGCATTGTAAAAAAATATGGCACAAAATCATGACGTTTTTCTGAACCGACTATTTTTGTTTTTCCAAAAAAAACAATGCATAATGCAATTATTACTTTTAAACCGGGACAACATTTTAGTTATCATTACTATATAAATTTAGCTTCAGATTTTATTTTTGAAGAAAATACAATCAAATTTGTTGATTATGATATAGATATTAAAATTTATAACAAAAAAAGTTTTGATATTGTTGATCGCGAAGAATTCCTTGAAAATAAGGAAATTATGAACTATCCCGCAAAATTAGAAGGCATACTTTCAAATGAAATTAGCAAAATATTTCTGCTATTTTTGCAAAAAAAATCATTCTTTAGTAACGAGTATCTTCAAGTTTTTATTGATCTGTGTCAACGGCAAAAATGTTGAGTGCGTTAG
- the rsmH gene encoding 16S rRNA (cytosine(1402)-N(4))-methyltransferase RsmH, translating into MHIPVLLEEVILALEINPEGFYVDLTLGRGGHSKAILEKLTTGKLIVFDKDIQAIDETKSKLTAISQNVDFICSDFVNFDYHLEKLGIDYIDGFIVDLGVSSPQIDNPERGFSYSKDGNLDMRMDTSQSLDASWVLNQYSEEKLTQIFFKYGQVKFARQIAKAIIENRPLKTTFDLSKIVKKVIPALALSKKNFVKNVFQAVRIEVNNELESLQMLLKKLPKFLKHGSKVLIISFHSLEDRIVKDAFLNLVSKSKQDFFKKGDPEFSTKVFRPSPEEVLLNPRAKSAKLRVLIKNS; encoded by the coding sequence ATGCACATTCCAGTTTTGTTAGAAGAAGTTATCTTAGCTCTTGAAATTAATCCCGAAGGATTTTATGTTGATTTAACTTTAGGGCGTGGCGGACATTCCAAGGCGATTCTTGAAAAATTAACAACGGGAAAACTGATTGTTTTTGATAAAGATATCCAAGCCATAGACGAAACTAAATCTAAATTAACTGCAATTAGTCAAAATGTTGATTTTATTTGTTCAGATTTTGTAAATTTTGATTATCACTTAGAAAAATTGGGAATTGATTATATAGATGGATTTATCGTTGATTTAGGTGTTTCTTCACCTCAAATTGATAATCCTGAGCGTGGCTTTTCTTACTCTAAAGATGGCAATTTAGATATGAGAATGGACACAAGTCAATCTCTTGATGCTTCTTGAGTTTTAAATCAATATTCTGAAGAAAAACTAACTCAGATTTTTTTCAAATATGGACAAGTAAAATTTGCGCGGCAAATTGCAAAAGCAATCATTGAAAATAGACCTTTGAAAACTACTTTTGATCTTAGTAAAATTGTCAAAAAAGTTATTCCAGCACTGGCGTTATCTAAAAAAAACTTTGTAAAAAATGTTTTCCAGGCTGTTCGAATTGAAGTAAATAACGAACTTGAATCCTTGCAAATGTTGTTAAAAAAGTTACCAAAATTCTTAAAGCACGGTTCAAAAGTTTTAATTATTAGCTTCCATTCGCTAGAGGATCGAATTGTCAAAGATGCATTTTTAAATTTAGTTAGTAAATCTAAGCAAGATTTTTTTAAAAAAGGCGATCCAGAATTCTCAACGAAAGTTTTTCGACCATCACCAGAAGAAGTTTTGCTAAATCCAAGAGCAAAATCAGCTAAATTACGAGTTTTAATTAAAAATTCATAA
- the mraZ gene encoding division/cell wall cluster transcriptional repressor MraZ, which produces MFGTVFRILDEKNRIVLPPAFRDELEGDFYISANLEKILEIRSQTEFDIIAQKIGKANSLDPRLRDFARYFFGNTVKVSVDKQGRFLIPKNLLDLAAVKKRIYLLGVNNKIEIWPEERYEQFFAKFSDSDVTADLEKELLKSGVEL; this is translated from the coding sequence ATGTTTGGAACTGTTTTCAGAATATTAGATGAAAAAAATAGAATTGTGCTACCTCCTGCTTTTCGTGATGAACTTGAAGGTGACTTCTATATTTCAGCTAATTTGGAAAAAATTCTCGAGATCAGAAGCCAAACCGAATTTGATATTATTGCCCAAAAAATTGGAAAAGCAAACTCATTAGATCCACGACTTCGTGATTTTGCAAGATATTTTTTTGGAAATACCGTCAAAGTTTCTGTCGATAAGCAAGGTAGGTTTTTAATTCCCAAAAATTTACTTGACTTGGCCGCTGTCAAAAAAAGAATCTATTTACTAGGGGTTAATAACAAAATTGAAATTTGGCCTGAAGAAAGATACGAACAATTTTTTGCAAAGTTTTCTGACAGTGATGTTACCGCTGATTTAGAAAAAGAATTGCTAAAATCGGGAGTTGAATTATAA
- a CDS encoding ECF transporter S component codes for MFLIIAFILKTSLPSRFNLAFELPFYVLIGIILSWFKGAIVAFTFDFGKLLLTSRIVFWTPEYGIIPILVAIFSSLAFNFASKNKKVLIFMLILTYLITFSVFIFYFFTSESEIQRVAKGWRRFFSKNLVLLLIGIFGVILLAFTTFLVILYWKKPTQKFKNALITLFVLSFCFLVFRWLWHPFAFVQYYNRFLNRTGRDRLIEEYFFFYLTPIILKSTISFPIYSLFLINIVPLIQFLNDKHNFRWKFGY; via the coding sequence ATGTTTTTAATTATTGCTTTTATACTTAAAACTAGTCTTCCAAGCAGATTTAACTTAGCATTTGAACTTCCATTTTACGTTTTGATAGGAATAATTTTAAGTTGATTCAAAGGTGCAATAGTTGCTTTTACATTTGATTTTGGAAAACTTTTGCTTACAAGTCGCATTGTTTTCTGAACCCCAGAATATGGAATTATCCCGATTTTAGTTGCAATTTTTTCCTCGCTGGCTTTTAATTTTGCAAGTAAAAATAAAAAAGTATTAATTTTTATGTTAATTTTAACTTATCTAATAACTTTTTCAGTGTTTATTTTTTATTTTTTTACGAGTGAGTCTGAAATTCAAAGAGTTGCAAAAGGTTGAAGAAGGTTTTTTAGTAAAAATCTAGTTCTTTTATTAATAGGGATTTTTGGAGTTATTTTATTAGCATTTACAACATTTTTAGTAATTTTATATTGAAAAAAACCGACTCAGAAATTTAAAAATGCTTTAATAACACTTTTTGTCCTTAGTTTTTGCTTTCTCGTTTTTCGTTGATTATGACATCCGTTTGCATTTGTGCAATATTATAATCGTTTCTTGAATCGAACCGGAAGGGATAGACTTATTGAAGAATATTTTTTCTTTTATTTAACACCAATAATTTTAAAATCAACAATTTCATTTCCAATTTATTCGCTTTTTTTGATAAACATAGTGCCATTAATTCAATTTTTAAACGATAAACATAATTTTCGCTGAAAATTTGGTTATTAA
- the metG gene encoding methionine--tRNA ligase translates to MAKKFYITTPIYYASGNLHIGHLYSSTLAWVLRNFKKMQGFDALMLTGSDEHGHKISRLAHQSGLDPQTFVDKNVEKFKILWQKFGIDYDYFLRTTSQNHKNFVKKIFYKMYENNDIFQGQYQGLYSVSDEEFLSQVQCIEKNNEFFHPVSGAKMELVEENSYFFVISKFQKWLENYLDANPNFISDKKIANELRQNFFQKGLEDLSVSRKNLKWGINLEKFQDQTIYVWLDALFSYLSIFDDQINIDSPQSQNFWNQAEEIVHVVGKEIARFHCIYWPIFLKSLNFRLPSTILTHGWLITPEGKMSKSKGNVINPLELLDEFDAEIIKFYFVSQISTENDSIFDKKLLESLYNSFFVNTYGNLISRTIALVLKYFNNGLKFKIEDLDWTDISYYEKILLTFDLFSKNLSNFQLEKGFKLIIDLAKNLNGYFDIKQLWNEKNLDKLSASLLLVLNGIYTISACLNSVMPKTIEKIIDFLGIKTTSFELITKLDKFDKIIFEKLEKPFFPRKKS, encoded by the coding sequence ATGGCTAAAAAATTTTACATCACAACTCCTATTTATTATGCTAGTGGTAATCTCCATATTGGTCATCTTTATAGTTCAACTTTGGCATGAGTGCTCAGAAATTTTAAAAAAATGCAAGGTTTTGACGCACTAATGCTAACAGGATCTGATGAACACGGCCACAAAATAAGTCGTCTAGCCCATCAGTCAGGTTTAGATCCCCAAACTTTTGTTGATAAAAACGTGGAAAAATTTAAAATTTTATGGCAAAAATTTGGCATTGATTATGATTATTTTTTAAGAACAACTAGTCAAAATCATAAAAATTTTGTTAAAAAAATTTTTTACAAAATGTACGAAAATAACGATATTTTTCAAGGTCAATATCAAGGACTTTATTCTGTAAGTGACGAAGAATTTTTATCACAAGTTCAATGTATCGAAAAAAACAACGAATTTTTTCACCCAGTTAGCGGTGCAAAAATGGAATTAGTCGAAGAAAATTCCTATTTTTTTGTAATTAGTAAATTCCAAAAATGACTAGAAAATTATTTAGACGCTAATCCTAATTTCATTTCTGACAAAAAAATCGCAAATGAGTTAAGACAAAATTTTTTCCAAAAAGGTTTAGAGGATTTATCCGTTAGCCGAAAAAATTTAAAATGAGGAATAAATCTTGAAAAATTTCAAGATCAAACTATCTATGTTTGACTTGATGCTCTTTTTAGCTATTTATCAATTTTTGACGACCAAATTAATATTGACTCACCACAGAGTCAAAATTTTTGAAACCAGGCCGAAGAAATTGTTCATGTTGTTGGAAAAGAAATAGCTCGTTTTCACTGTATTTATTGGCCAATTTTTTTAAAATCATTAAACTTCAGATTGCCATCAACAATTTTGACTCACGGATGGCTCATAACTCCTGAAGGAAAAATGTCAAAATCAAAAGGAAATGTAATTAATCCTCTTGAATTACTTGATGAATTTGATGCTGAAATTATAAAATTTTATTTTGTAAGTCAAATAAGTACCGAAAATGATAGTATTTTTGACAAAAAATTATTAGAAAGTCTATATAATTCATTTTTTGTTAACACATATGGAAATTTAATTAGTCGAACAATTGCACTTGTTTTGAAATATTTTAATAACGGTTTGAAATTTAAAATTGAAGATTTAGATTGAACAGATATTAGTTATTATGAAAAAATTTTGTTAACTTTTGACTTATTTTCTAAAAATTTGTCAAATTTTCAGCTTGAAAAAGGCTTTAAACTAATAATTGATCTAGCAAAAAATTTAAACGGTTATTTTGATATCAAACAATTATGAAATGAAAAAAACTTAGATAAATTAAGCGCAAGTTTACTTTTAGTTTTAAATGGAATTTACACGATTTCAGCATGCCTAAACTCTGTTATGCCTAAAACCATTGAAAAAATTATTGATTTTTTAGGAATAAAAACCACAAGTTTTGAATTAATTACAAAATTAGATAAATTTGACAAAATTATTTTTGAAAAACTGGAAAAACCTTTTTTTCCAAGAAAAAAATCTTAA